From Bacteroidota bacterium, a single genomic window includes:
- a CDS encoding T9SS type A sorting domain-containing protein → MKNKYIALMCFLFLSSIKINAQNAPHWCASHHEFESQMKTNPDYAHSQKQLEEFTARFVEDYLKSNDNQKFVNKVIPVVFHVVHEGGAENIDRSQILNQLEILNNDYQRLNADTGNTPLVFRPLAANSNIEFRLATLDPNGNCTDGITRTFSGITNGCRNNVKALIYWPSNKYLNVWVVKSIQNTGGSPGTVLGFAQFPGSGSSLTDGIVMIHSFVGAVGTAAGNGNNGRVLCHEAGHWFNLRHIWGDAVCGSDFVSDTPPQEALNFGCATWPSVSNCNGNAPNGDMFMNYMDYSDGDCMNMFSAGQSARMAAALNSGASGRNNLWTTANLAATGTDGSAPCNPVPVALINGEIKRLCAGGNAIFSSGSYNGAPFTYQWTFTGGNPSSSTLSNPTINYPTAGTYDVTLVATNPNGSNTITRTGMVKVYALASSNLPPFSQGFETLTLPDPDWYTFSDISQQWTVTSAAAKTGTKSLVLINNTTTLNGSDEFVTPAYNFIGASNIGLNFQVAFAQKNTAADNALKVYVSTNCGASWVPRLSKSGASLSTIPGTNSGNFVPTAAQWRLETVNLNNVANQPSVMFKFEFTNTGEANNIYLDDINIQGTVGLDDGLASEIDFFIAPNPADNFTTLNFTFIKKADATVTVYDMIGKSISEQNLSNLGAGSHIMEIGQNLNPGIYMVEFKVDNRKIVQRFIKQ, encoded by the coding sequence ATGAAGAACAAATACATAGCACTAATGTGCTTTCTATTTTTATCAAGCATTAAAATAAATGCACAAAATGCACCACATTGGTGTGCTTCTCATCATGAGTTTGAATCCCAGATGAAAACTAATCCTGACTATGCTCATAGCCAGAAACAGTTAGAAGAATTTACTGCCCGGTTTGTAGAAGATTATCTTAAGAGTAACGATAATCAAAAATTCGTAAACAAGGTGATTCCCGTTGTATTTCATGTGGTTCATGAGGGAGGGGCAGAAAATATTGACCGCTCTCAAATTCTTAATCAATTAGAAATATTGAACAACGATTATCAACGTCTGAATGCAGATACAGGAAACACTCCGTTAGTATTTAGGCCTCTTGCTGCAAATTCAAATATTGAATTCCGTTTGGCAACATTAGATCCCAACGGTAATTGTACCGATGGAATTACGCGTACCTTCAGTGGTATAACTAATGGATGTCGTAATAATGTAAAGGCGCTCATTTATTGGCCAAGCAATAAATACTTGAATGTGTGGGTTGTAAAGAGCATACAAAATACGGGTGGTTCGCCTGGAACGGTATTAGGTTTTGCTCAGTTTCCCGGAAGCGGAAGTTCGCTTACAGATGGAATAGTGATGATTCATAGTTTTGTTGGTGCTGTGGGAACAGCTGCTGGCAATGGAAATAATGGCCGTGTGCTTTGCCACGAGGCCGGACATTGGTTTAACCTTCGCCATATATGGGGAGATGCCGTATGCGGTAGTGACTTTGTTAGCGATACACCGCCACAAGAAGCGCTAAATTTTGGTTGCGCCACATGGCCTAGTGTTAGCAATTGCAATGGCAATGCCCCTAACGGAGATATGTTTATGAACTACATGGACTATAGCGATGGCGATTGTATGAATATGTTTAGTGCAGGTCAAAGCGCACGAATGGCAGCGGCTCTTAACAGTGGAGCAAGCGGACGAAATAATCTTTGGACAACCGCAAACCTTGCTGCTACCGGAACTGATGGCAGCGCCCCTTGCAATCCGGTTCCAGTTGCACTTATCAATGGTGAAATTAAAAGATTATGTGCTGGTGGAAATGCTATTTTTTCAAGCGGCTCATACAATGGTGCTCCATTTACATATCAATGGACATTTACAGGCGGGAATCCCTCAAGTAGTACCCTCTCCAACCCTACCATAAATTATCCAACTGCAGGAACTTATGATGTAACTCTTGTCGCTACTAATCCAAACGGTTCTAATACCATCACGCGCACAGGAATGGTTAAAGTATATGCATTAGCATCATCTAACTTACCTCCCTTTTCACAAGGGTTCGAAACTCTTACACTGCCAGACCCGGATTGGTATACGTTTTCAGATATTAGTCAACAGTGGACTGTAACAAGTGCAGCTGCAAAAACAGGCACCAAATCTTTGGTTCTCATAAACAATACTACTACGCTAAACGGGAGTGATGAATTTGTAACACCTGCCTATAACTTTATTGGTGCAAGCAATATTGGACTTAACTTTCAAGTAGCATTTGCGCAAAAAAATACGGCTGCTGATAATGCGCTTAAAGTTTATGTGAGCACGAATTGTGGCGCATCATGGGTTCCACGCTTATCAAAATCAGGGGCTTCTCTATCTACCATTCCGGGTACCAATAGCGGCAATTTTGTTCCAACTGCTGCACAGTGGCGCCTCGAAACGGTGAATCTTAATAATGTGGCAAATCAACCAAGTGTTATGTTTAAATTCGAGTTTACGAATACTGGTGAAGCCAATAATATTTACCTTGACGACATCAACATACAAGGAACTGTAGGCTTAGATGACGGGCTTGCTTCAGAAATCGATTTCTTTATAGCACCAAATCCTGCTGATAATTTTACTACTCTTAATTTTACGTTTATTAAAAAAGCAGATGCAACGGTTACCGTATACGATATGATTGGCAAATCTATCTCAGAGCAAAATTT